The following coding sequences are from one Parabacteroides pacaensis window:
- a CDS encoding ATP-grasp domain-containing protein yields MNNKVIILGEDGYNTLGVIRSFGKMGISSFLLLISPKKKGYILKSRYLNEIKIVVNYEAALIFLTTEFIKEKCPPIIITTSDTAASIIDLHRNELKDYFVLSYAGKEEGNIVGLMDKEKMGKLAINSGFNVPKTWHLLNTSEIKEKMKFPCIVKPLKSIEGSKQDIKICKGKNDLEIILHHSNFVTKHLLVQQFIETDYEILIIGCRFMSNGKVIVPGLFRRSRTYPYPGGASSFGLITTDVEQYIDITYVTNLLVEIDYYGLFSIEFGMCKDTLYFFEINYRNDGTSHYFDKAGINLPYLWALDAAGEKIDNLLNFPSTSYYFIDEIGDFLNAFEGRISYKQWFKDFRKAQVFMYYDRKDKKPFFSILSVRLCWVIYRMLKWLFRNVRK; encoded by the coding sequence ATGAATAATAAAGTGATTATCTTAGGAGAAGATGGATATAATACTTTAGGAGTAATTCGTAGTTTTGGAAAAATGGGAATATCTTCTTTTTTGCTTTTAATTTCTCCTAAGAAAAAAGGATATATCCTGAAGAGTCGATATTTAAACGAAATAAAGATTGTAGTTAATTATGAAGCAGCCTTAATTTTTTTAACCACAGAATTTATTAAAGAAAAATGTCCACCTATTATAATAACTACCAGCGATACGGCTGCGAGTATAATAGATCTTCATAGAAATGAATTAAAAGACTATTTTGTATTGTCGTATGCAGGTAAAGAGGAAGGTAATATTGTAGGTTTGATGGATAAAGAGAAAATGGGAAAATTAGCTATAAATAGTGGTTTTAATGTTCCTAAAACTTGGCATCTTTTAAATACTTCTGAAATAAAAGAGAAGATGAAATTTCCTTGCATTGTGAAACCTTTAAAAAGCATAGAAGGAAGCAAGCAGGATATAAAGATATGTAAGGGAAAAAACGACTTAGAGATTATTTTACATCATTCTAATTTTGTTACGAAGCATCTTTTAGTTCAACAATTTATAGAAACTGATTATGAAATACTTATTATTGGATGTCGCTTTATGTCAAATGGAAAAGTTATTGTTCCGGGTTTATTTAGACGATCTCGAACTTACCCTTATCCTGGGGGAGCTAGTTCGTTTGGGCTAATTACAACAGATGTAGAACAATATATAGATATTACATATGTAACAAATTTACTAGTAGAAATTGATTATTATGGTCTCTTTAGTATAGAATTCGGAATGTGTAAAGATACACTTTATTTTTTCGAGATTAATTATAGAAATGACGGTACATCTCATTATTTTGATAAAGCAGGAATTAATTTACCTTATTTATGGGCATTAGATGCAGCCGGAGAAAAAATTGATAACTTGCTTAATTTTCCTAGTACTAGTTATTATTTTATAGATGAAATTGGAGACTTTTTAAATGCATTTGAAGGGCGGATTTCTTATAAACAATGGTTTAAGGATTTTAGGAAAGCACAAGTTTTTATGTATTATGATAGGAAAGATAAGAAACCTTTTTTTTCTATTTTGTCAGTTAGACTTTGTTGGGTCATATATCGCATGTTAAAATGGCTTTTTAGAAATGTGAGGAAATAA
- a CDS encoding glycosyltransferase family 4 protein: MKILLINNFHYYKGGSETVYFNMAKILQKYGHEVIFFSMQHEKNIRCDQKSYFPLSPDKLSKIKGGVRYFYNYSAKKNLEELIQQEKPDIAHVHLFWGGISPSIFSVFKKYDIPLVHTAHDYRLVCPAYLFRNGKGELCEICQGKHFWHCIINRCSKGSYIQSIIMTMEMYFRNTLFNPFYNFDGIIFVSEFSRNKHWQFFPKLRNLNTIVLYNYTPLVDKNYMKPSNEGYFLFLGRLSFEKGITTLINAFSTIPDIPLKIVGNGPEENFLKEEIRDKNLNNIELCGYKVGEELTNIISKASFMIVPSICYENNPMSIIEAYSLGVPVIGTNLGGIPEIVVEGETGFTFSVNSYKELQDCIYKAFHLEKNKYEKMCQKARNFAVKYFSEEQYINKLNQFYCTILNKK, translated from the coding sequence ATGAAAATATTATTAATTAATAATTTCCATTATTATAAAGGGGGGAGTGAGACTGTATACTTTAATATGGCCAAAATATTGCAGAAGTATGGGCATGAAGTCATATTTTTTAGTATGCAACATGAGAAAAATATTAGATGTGACCAAAAATCTTATTTTCCTCTTTCACCTGATAAGCTAAGTAAAATAAAAGGTGGAGTGAGATACTTTTATAATTATAGTGCTAAGAAAAATCTAGAGGAGTTAATTCAACAAGAAAAGCCTGATATTGCCCACGTTCATCTCTTTTGGGGAGGAATTTCTCCATCTATATTTTCTGTATTTAAAAAATACGATATTCCTTTAGTGCATACAGCTCATGATTATCGGCTAGTATGTCCAGCTTATTTATTCAGAAATGGTAAAGGAGAATTATGTGAAATATGTCAAGGTAAACATTTCTGGCATTGCATTATAAATCGATGTTCAAAAGGAAGCTATATTCAAAGCATTATTATGACAATGGAAATGTATTTTAGAAATACATTATTTAATCCCTTCTATAATTTTGATGGCATTATATTTGTAAGTGAATTTTCTCGGAATAAACATTGGCAATTCTTTCCAAAGCTGCGTAACCTTAATACGATAGTACTATATAATTATACCCCTCTAGTAGATAAAAATTATATGAAGCCTAGTAATGAGGGGTACTTTTTATTTTTGGGACGACTCTCTTTTGAGAAGGGAATTACTACATTGATCAATGCTTTTTCAACAATTCCGGATATTCCTTTAAAAATTGTAGGAAATGGCCCGGAAGAGAACTTCTTAAAGGAAGAAATAAGGGATAAGAATTTAAATAATATTGAGTTATGTGGATATAAAGTGGGTGAAGAGTTAACTAATATTATTTCTAAAGCTTCTTTTATGATCGTTCCTTCTATTTGTTATGAAAATAATCCTATGAGTATTATTGAAGCATATTCTTTAGGAGTTCCGGTTATTGGTACTAACTTGGGAGGGATTCCCGAAATTGTTGTAGAGGGAGAAACAGGTTTTACATTTTCTGTAAATAGTTATAAAGAATTACAAGATTGTATATATAAGGCATTTCACTTAGAAAAAAATAAATATGAAAAAATGTGCCAAAAAGCAAGAAATTTTGCAGTAAAGTATTTTAGTGAAGAACAATATATAAATAAACTGAATCAGTTTTATTGCACTATATTAAATAAAAAATAA
- a CDS encoding GNAT family N-acetyltransferase, whose protein sequence is MMSQIKYFIKDKINYYGKGEFVKYVFKAIFYKLFRICWFRYYLMEYLIDYHKVENYDDSPVCKLCIKDFEKGDLSYFTPKKLTLYQQWFQDPYKQAYGIFFNGQLVSSAWISYRELYVSEKYIFNLKKDAGLLLDMYSHPNYRNKGFYKTIHLFCLKKIYENGRPKALTIIRKNNRPALKHQMRTGFFILQKYMRFQIWGKEFINLKYEDISNKRV, encoded by the coding sequence ATGATGTCTCAGATAAAATATTTTATCAAAGATAAGATTAATTATTATGGAAAAGGCGAATTTGTTAAGTATGTATTTAAAGCCATTTTTTACAAATTATTTCGTATTTGTTGGTTTCGATATTATTTAATGGAATACCTAATTGATTATCATAAAGTAGAAAATTATGATGATTCTCCTGTTTGTAAATTGTGTATAAAAGATTTTGAAAAAGGGGATTTATCTTATTTCACTCCTAAAAAATTGACTCTTTATCAACAATGGTTTCAAGATCCCTATAAGCAAGCTTATGGTATATTTTTTAATGGACAACTCGTTTCATCAGCGTGGATTTCATATAGGGAATTGTATGTGTCTGAAAAGTATATCTTTAATTTGAAGAAAGATGCAGGTTTACTTTTAGATATGTATTCTCATCCTAATTATAGAAATAAAGGTTTTTATAAAACTATTCATTTGTTTTGTTTGAAAAAAATATACGAAAACGGTAGGCCTAAGGCCTTAACTATAATAAGGAAAAATAATAGGCCTGCTTTGAAACACCAGATGAGAACGGGTTTTTTTATATTACAAAAATATATGCGTTTTCAAATATGGGGGAAAGAATTTATTAATCTTAAATATGAAGATATTTCTAATAAACGTGTTTAA
- a CDS encoding polysaccharide deacetylase family protein, translating to MWNNRVICIHGCDERTFHPLRLKKYLRTIQKLGYKFVTLDDILLQNSSKRWSICLTVDDAYKNCITNLLPILQDLNIIATLFVPTGWLGLKSGNPILEENAAYPKEDVMTAEDLLYWASQGQQIGFHTHNHINLYNHKESFIEEDFNKGMRLLKEIGIKTSYFAYPRGFLPQKRNNFEKLLYDNQILYAFTVFWGNINKGEPYYINRVCIGDKEPLWWSLLKTVGLVDWYHKRYKVIKEQRK from the coding sequence ATGTGGAATAATCGTGTTATTTGCATCCATGGATGTGATGAAAGAACATTTCATCCTTTGCGTCTAAAGAAATATTTAAGAACTATTCAAAAACTAGGATATAAATTTGTTACTTTAGATGATATATTACTACAAAATTCTTCCAAACGTTGGAGCATTTGTTTAACAGTAGATGATGCATATAAAAATTGCATTACAAATCTACTTCCCATTTTGCAAGATCTCAATATAATTGCAACCTTGTTTGTACCTACAGGCTGGTTAGGTTTGAAAAGTGGAAATCCTATTTTAGAAGAAAATGCAGCTTATCCTAAAGAAGATGTTATGACCGCAGAGGATTTACTATATTGGGCATCACAAGGTCAGCAAATAGGATTCCACACTCATAATCATATAAATCTTTATAATCATAAAGAGTCTTTTATAGAGGAAGACTTTAATAAAGGCATGAGATTATTGAAAGAAATAGGAATAAAAACCTCATATTTTGCCTATCCTCGTGGATTCCTACCACAGAAAAGAAATAATTTTGAAAAGCTTCTTTATGACAATCAAATATTATATGCTTTCACTGTATTTTGGGGAAATATAAATAAAGGCGAACCTTATTATATAAATCGTGTATGTATTGGAGATAAGGAACCTCTATGGTGGTCCTTATTAAAAACAGTAGGTTTAGTAGACTGGTATCATAAACGATATAAAGTAATAAAAGAACAGAGAAAATAG
- a CDS encoding glycosyltransferase family A protein: MEKKKVSIVIPTVGGTERRKIFLDKGLESLFAQTIPFDEILVLDNSQLQNVREGSKYATDKRVHWKLTGGHLVNALDSWNMAVKSAHNPYVTILGDDDYAMPYAHEEIQKCLQIANLAYLPVMKVNMNGDIVKRPPQNLESEISSNEFRYNIMIGRFWVSLMGVVFFKKDFIYVSGFQDALIPHYGSADFYLWYRLSTQQSKVACSTQNCFCYLHNAYIFDWVGEISSFKDFSKNIINHANLVEQSLVKLGITKTKIFPGGKNGKQKFIDQMCIAKYIQGLSIGIKKKNIEFLSQTRGLINSPISLKGMLTVPIKLIIAFWYKLTN, encoded by the coding sequence ATGGAAAAGAAAAAAGTGTCAATAGTTATTCCTACTGTTGGAGGTACAGAACGTCGGAAGATATTTTTAGATAAAGGGTTAGAATCATTATTTGCTCAAACTATACCTTTTGATGAGATATTAGTCCTAGATAACTCTCAATTGCAAAATGTTAGAGAAGGTTCAAAATATGCTACAGATAAAAGAGTACATTGGAAATTAACTGGAGGTCATCTGGTAAATGCTTTAGATTCATGGAATATGGCTGTAAAATCAGCTCATAACCCTTACGTTACGATTCTTGGAGATGACGATTATGCAATGCCTTATGCTCATGAAGAAATTCAAAAGTGTTTGCAAATTGCTAACTTAGCCTATTTGCCTGTGATGAAGGTTAACATGAATGGTGATATAGTAAAAAGACCACCTCAAAATTTGGAGAGTGAAATATCAAGTAATGAATTTCGCTATAATATAATGATAGGTAGATTTTGGGTATCTTTGATGGGGGTAGTTTTTTTTAAAAAAGATTTTATATATGTAAGTGGATTTCAAGATGCATTAATACCTCATTATGGATCTGCAGACTTTTATTTATGGTACAGATTATCTACCCAACAATCAAAAGTAGCATGCTCAACTCAAAATTGTTTTTGTTATTTACATAATGCGTACATTTTTGACTGGGTAGGAGAAATTTCTTCTTTTAAAGATTTTTCTAAGAACATAATTAATCATGCTAATTTGGTTGAACAAAGCTTGGTGAAATTAGGGATTACTAAAACTAAAATTTTTCCAGGCGGTAAAAATGGCAAACAAAAATTTATAGACCAAATGTGTATAGCAAAATACATACAAGGGCTTAGCATAGGTATAAAGAAAAAAAATATAGAGTTTTTATCACAAACACGAGGATTAATTAATAGTCCTATTAGTTTAAAAGGTATGCTAACAGTTCCAATAAAACTTATAATTGCTTTTTGGTATAAACTTACAAATTAA
- a CDS encoding lipopolysaccharide biosynthesis protein, translating into MVDRNIKQTLVKGTFYTALAKYSGVIVSLLISSILARLLTPKDFASVTIITLIIWFFNIFSEAGFGAAIIHKKELSKNVLINIYSYTIYLGLIFTFFAYYSSTYIGTYYRDESLIKLCKIFSINIFFATANVVPNALIYKNKLFKFIALRTLFFNVLGGILGVTAALYGWGVYSLLVAPMLTSVGVFIVNYMKYPMPFHLFPNLKSLFPIFSFSLYQFIYYIINYFTISMDKFVIGRYVGMKDLGYYDKPYRLMTIPIENITHVITPVLLPVFAEYQNDKPTVLEYYLKILHFLAYIGFYLSVLLFFTAKELIIIVFGNQWYPSIPIFEILAFSISIRMMLSSIVSVYQSMGATKLLLYTGIIAFLVQTTSILIWYIFSKTLIAIAWTMVGIFVINFIQSYMVLFYCVFQEPINKLFRQLYSPFLFAILLFFCLYGINYVIHMELFLSLVIKVLFSGIFFFIYLRLIGEYDIIKKVFLWKRKKCQ; encoded by the coding sequence ATGGTAGATCGAAATATAAAGCAAACTTTAGTAAAAGGCACTTTTTATACAGCTTTAGCTAAGTATTCCGGTGTAATTGTATCCTTATTAATTTCATCTATTTTAGCAAGATTACTAACTCCTAAAGATTTTGCATCTGTTACAATTATAACTCTTATAATATGGTTTTTCAATATATTTAGTGAAGCAGGGTTTGGTGCTGCTATTATCCATAAAAAGGAATTATCAAAGAATGTTTTAATAAATATATATTCATATACTATTTATTTAGGTTTAATATTTACTTTCTTTGCTTATTATTCTTCTACTTATATAGGTACTTATTATCGCGATGAATCCTTGATTAAGTTATGTAAAATTTTTTCTATCAATATATTTTTTGCTACAGCTAATGTGGTTCCTAATGCATTAATATATAAAAATAAATTGTTTAAATTTATTGCATTGAGAACTCTTTTCTTTAATGTGCTAGGAGGTATATTAGGCGTGACAGCCGCTTTATATGGGTGGGGTGTATATTCTTTACTTGTTGCGCCTATGCTAACTTCTGTTGGTGTTTTTATTGTGAATTATATGAAATATCCTATGCCATTTCATCTTTTCCCTAATTTGAAATCTTTATTCCCAATTTTCTCTTTTTCTCTCTATCAATTTATATACTATATAATTAACTATTTTACTATTAGTATGGATAAATTTGTCATTGGAAGATATGTAGGAATGAAAGATCTTGGTTATTATGACAAACCCTATCGTTTAATGACTATTCCGATAGAAAATATAACTCATGTAATTACCCCGGTATTATTACCAGTCTTTGCAGAGTACCAAAACGATAAACCAACTGTACTAGAATATTACTTGAAAATACTTCACTTTTTAGCTTATATAGGTTTTTATTTATCCGTATTACTTTTTTTTACTGCTAAAGAACTGATAATTATTGTATTTGGTAATCAATGGTATCCTTCTATTCCAATTTTTGAAATACTTGCTTTTTCTATTAGTATACGTATGATGCTTTCTTCTATAGTTTCTGTTTATCAGTCTATGGGAGCAACTAAACTTTTATTGTATACAGGTATTATTGCATTTTTAGTTCAAACAACAAGCATATTGATATGGTATATTTTTAGTAAAACATTAATTGCAATAGCATGGACAATGGTAGGAATTTTTGTTATAAATTTTATTCAATCTTATATGGTGTTGTTCTACTGTGTCTTCCAAGAGCCAATTAATAAACTTTTCAGACAATTATATTCTCCTTTTTTATTTGCTATTTTATTATTTTTCTGTCTTTATGGCATAAATTATGTTATTCACATGGAGTTGTTTTTGTCATTGGTAATTAAAGTACTTTTTAGTGGAATTTTCTTTTTTATTTATTTACGGTTAATCGGGGAATATGATATTATAAAAAAAGTATTTTTATGGAAAAGAAAAAAGTGTCAATAG
- a CDS encoding NAD-dependent epimerase/dehydratase family protein, with the protein MNILITGTTGFVGENVAKGMLLQGHTVHSLIRANSDIQYLPQEVFLYKYDGDIRSLFHYLKNNQIETVIHIASRFIVEHTHQQIDELLNSNLRLGTQLLEAMKLAEVKYFINTASTWQNFESQSACYHPVNLYAATKQAFEDIIKYYVEACNMKAITLSIFDTYGPNDRRGKLVSLLAQYAENHTELNMSSGMQEIGLTFIDDIVRAYIQSLEEVKYIDGHKKYALIPKQICTLKEVVSIFENVSNKKLNVKWGARPYRKREVMNVWKKGEILPNWNPSIDLVEGFNKILESNLYK; encoded by the coding sequence ATGAATATATTAATAACCGGTACTACAGGTTTCGTAGGAGAAAATGTAGCTAAAGGAATGCTTTTGCAAGGGCACACTGTGCATTCTCTGATAAGAGCTAATTCTGATATACAATATCTTCCTCAAGAAGTATTTCTATATAAGTATGACGGGGATATACGTTCTTTATTTCACTATTTAAAAAATAATCAAATAGAGACAGTGATTCATATAGCGTCTCGTTTTATTGTTGAACATACACATCAACAAATAGATGAACTTTTAAATAGTAACCTAAGATTAGGTACTCAATTACTGGAAGCTATGAAATTAGCAGAAGTAAAATATTTTATCAATACTGCTTCTACCTGGCAGAATTTTGAGTCTCAATCAGCTTGTTACCATCCTGTGAATTTATATGCAGCTACAAAACAAGCTTTTGAGGATATAATAAAATATTATGTAGAAGCCTGCAATATGAAGGCAATCACTTTGTCTATTTTTGATACGTATGGTCCTAATGACAGGCGAGGGAAATTGGTTTCTTTATTAGCACAATATGCTGAAAACCATACAGAGCTTAATATGTCTTCAGGAATGCAAGAAATTGGTTTAACCTTCATAGATGACATTGTTCGAGCTTATATACAATCATTGGAAGAAGTTAAATATATAGACGGCCATAAAAAGTATGCATTAATACCTAAACAAATATGTACTTTAAAAGAAGTAGTAAGTATATTTGAAAATGTCTCCAATAAAAAATTAAACGTCAAATGGGGAGCTAGACCTTATCGAAAAAGAGAAGTTATGAACGTATGGAAGAAAGGCGAAATCTTACCAAATTGGAATCCTAGCATAGATTTGGTCGAAGGCTTTAATAAAATACTAGAGAGTAACCTATATAAATAA
- a CDS encoding dTDP-4-dehydrorhamnose 3,5-epimerase family protein produces the protein MDIINTSIEGLFILQTTNFQDSRGCFQKLFNFDFFSHSKLATDFKEFYYSVSQKNVIRGMHFQLPPYEHIKLVYVSKGYIRDVVVDLRKSSKTFGQTFSIEMDEREAKYLYIPHGLAHGFVSLMDGSIVNYAQTSCYSKEHDCGIAYDSINFDWKVKNPILSGRDLAFEKLEKFNSPF, from the coding sequence ATGGATATAATAAATACATCCATAGAGGGATTATTCATTTTGCAAACTACAAATTTTCAAGATAGCAGAGGTTGCTTTCAAAAGTTATTTAATTTTGATTTTTTTAGTCACTCTAAACTAGCAACAGATTTTAAAGAGTTTTATTATTCTGTTTCACAGAAAAATGTTATTCGAGGTATGCATTTTCAACTCCCTCCCTATGAGCATATAAAGTTAGTATACGTAAGTAAAGGATATATAAGAGACGTAGTTGTGGATTTGCGTAAGTCTTCTAAAACTTTTGGACAGACTTTTTCTATAGAAATGGATGAAAGAGAAGCTAAATATCTTTATATACCACATGGCTTAGCACATGGTTTTGTATCATTAATGGATGGTAGTATCGTGAATTATGCTCAAACCTCATGTTATTCAAAAGAGCATGATTGTGGCATTGCGTATGATTCTATAAATTTTGATTGGAAAGTAAAAAATCCCATTCTTTCTGGTAGGGACTTAGCTTTTGAAAAATTAGAAAAATTTAATTCGCCATTTTAA
- the rfbG gene encoding CDP-glucose 4,6-dehydratase produces the protein MNSLDIFDNFFQGKRVLVTGHTGFKGSWLTIWLQALGAEVIGIGLDPYTDRDNYVLSGIGDKIIDLRGDVRDGDSLKKIFCQYQPEIVFHLAAQPLVRLSYEKPVETYETNVLGTIHVLEAIRMTDSVKVGIMITTDKCYENKEQIWGYRENEPMGGYDPYSSSKGATEIAIASWRRSFFNPDEYNKHGKSIASVRAGNVIGGGDWSQDRIIPDCIRALESDKPIEIRNPLAIRPWQHVLEPLSGYMLLAKKMWEEPTKYCEGWNFGPRMESIATVWDIACKVIKYYGKGELKDLSDSQSLHEANLLMLDISKAKFKLGWEPRLNMDETVALTVDWYKKCTDKKTQSHGINQIQIYLNKWI, from the coding sequence ATGAATTCGTTAGATATATTTGATAATTTCTTCCAAGGAAAACGGGTTTTGGTAACCGGCCATACGGGCTTTAAAGGTTCTTGGCTTACTATCTGGTTGCAAGCGTTAGGTGCAGAAGTAATAGGCATTGGCTTAGATCCTTATACGGATAGAGATAATTATGTATTATCTGGTATTGGAGATAAAATAATAGATTTACGCGGAGATGTCCGGGACGGGGATTCATTGAAAAAGATATTTTGCCAATACCAACCGGAAATTGTTTTTCATTTGGCGGCGCAACCGTTAGTGAGATTGTCGTATGAAAAGCCTGTAGAAACCTATGAAACAAATGTACTGGGTACTATACACGTACTTGAAGCTATCCGGATGACAGACAGTGTAAAAGTCGGTATCATGATAACAACGGATAAATGTTACGAAAATAAAGAACAAATCTGGGGTTATCGGGAAAATGAACCGATGGGGGGATATGATCCGTATTCTTCTTCCAAAGGGGCTACGGAAATAGCGATTGCTTCGTGGAGGCGTTCATTTTTTAATCCGGATGAATATAATAAGCATGGTAAATCCATAGCCAGTGTCCGGGCTGGGAATGTAATAGGTGGTGGAGATTGGTCCCAGGATCGTATTATCCCGGACTGTATTCGTGCCTTGGAGTCAGATAAACCTATCGAGATTCGTAATCCTCTTGCTATCCGTCCTTGGCAACATGTCCTTGAACCTTTAAGCGGCTATATGTTATTGGCTAAAAAGATGTGGGAAGAACCTACTAAATATTGTGAAGGGTGGAATTTCGGTCCTCGTATGGAGTCTATTGCTACCGTATGGGATATTGCTTGTAAGGTAATTAAATATTACGGAAAAGGTGAATTGAAAGATTTATCTGATTCGCAGTCATTGCATGAAGCAAACTTGTTGATGTTGGATATTTCCAAAGCTAAATTCAAATTGGGCTGGGAACCAAGATTAAATATGGATGAAACGGTAGCATTAACCGTAGATTGGTATAAAAAATGCACTGATAAAAAAACTCAGTCTCATGGTATAAATCAAATACAAATATATTTAAACAAATGGATATAA
- the rfbF gene encoding glucose-1-phosphate cytidylyltransferase translates to MKAVILAGGFGTRLSEATNLIPKPMVEIGGKPILWHIMKTYSHYGINEFVICCGYKQYVIKEYFANYFRHNSDMTVDLSNNSIEILDNHSESWKVTMVDTGLNTMTGGRIKRIQKYIGNETFLLTYGDGVSDVDIQDTIREHRKSGCIISLTSYKPHGKFGALDIDKEGKVNSFLEKPDGDGNWINAGYFVCEPETFHYIPDNDDTVIFERKPLEQLAADGKMHAYKHRGFWKPMDTLRDNMELNEMWERGKAPWKIW, encoded by the coding sequence ATGAAAGCAGTTATATTAGCCGGTGGCTTCGGAACCCGTCTCAGCGAAGCTACTAATTTAATACCTAAACCTATGGTAGAAATCGGAGGTAAACCGATTTTATGGCATATAATGAAAACTTACAGTCATTATGGTATTAACGAATTTGTTATTTGTTGTGGATATAAACAGTATGTTATAAAAGAATATTTTGCCAATTATTTTCGTCATAACAGTGATATGACGGTCGATTTATCTAACAATAGCATTGAAATATTAGATAATCACTCGGAATCGTGGAAAGTAACGATGGTAGATACCGGGTTAAATACGATGACCGGTGGTCGTATAAAACGTATTCAGAAATATATTGGAAATGAAACGTTTCTTCTTACTTATGGAGATGGTGTTTCTGATGTGGACATTCAGGATACTATCCGCGAACATCGTAAATCCGGCTGTATTATCTCTCTTACTTCTTATAAACCCCATGGAAAATTTGGAGCTTTAGATATAGATAAGGAAGGAAAAGTAAATTCTTTTTTAGAAAAACCGGATGGAGACGGAAACTGGATTAATGCCGGTTATTTTGTCTGTGAACCGGAAACTTTCCATTATATTCCCGATAATGATGATACTGTTATTTTTGAAAGGAAACCTTTGGAACAACTTGCCGCTGATGGGAAGATGCATGCTTATAAACATCGAGGTTTCTGGAAACCGATGGATACCTTACGCGATAATATGGAATTAAATGAAATGTGGGAAAGAGGGAAAGCACCATGGAAAATATGGTAA